In the Pirellulales bacterium genome, CGCGCGTCACGGAAATCGTGATCCAGTTCAAGCACGTGCCGCTGATCTTGTTCCGCGAGACTCCGGTCGAACGGCTGACGGCCAACCAGCTTATCTTGCACATTCAGCCCGACGAGGGGATCTCGCTGCGTTTCGAGGCCAAAAAGCCGGGCTTCGGCATCGAGACACACCCCGTGACGATGGACTTCAGCTACGAACAGGCGTTTGGCATGAAGCCGCTGACGGGCTACGAAACGCTGCTCTATGGCTGCATGCAGGGCGACGCCACGCTCTTCTTGCGGGCCGATTTCGTCGAGACCGCCTGGGGCTTTTTGCAGCCCATCCTCGACGTTTGGGGCACCTTGCCGGCGCGCAAGTTTCCCAACTATGCGGCCGGAAGCTGGGGACCGAAGGAAGCCGACGAACTGATCGGCACCGACGGCCGGCAGTGGAGAAACCCATCATGATTCTGGCGGGCGACGTCGGAGGAACCAAGACCAACGTCGGTTTCTTCCAAGTCGAAGGCCACGGCCGCTCGCTGCGAGTCACGTCGGTCGTCGAACAAACGTATCACAGCCGCGAACACGCGAGTCTCGACGAGCTGGCGCTGGCCTTTCTCAACCAGCACAAGCTGCAAGCTTCGGTGGCCTGCTTCGGCGTGGCCGGACCCGTGCGGCACGGCCATAGCCAGGCCACGAACCTTCCCTGGACCATCGACGCCGCCCGGCTGACAGCCGAATTGCGCGTCGAGCGAACGCTGCTCATCAACGACCTGGAAGCGAACGCCTGGGGCGTCGCCCAGCTCGACGAGCGGGATTTCGCCGTGCTGAACCAAGGCGCCGCTGATAGCGAAGGCAACGCCGCCGTGATCTCGGCCGGCACGGGCCTGGGCGAAGCCGGGCTTTACTGGGACGGCCGGCGGCACTTGCCCTTTGGCTGCGAAGGCGGGCACGCCGATTTCTCGCCCCGCAACGCGTTGGAAAGCGGGCTGCTGGCATTTCTCTTGGAAGAATTCGGGCATGCATCTTGGGAGCGGGTTCTTTCCGGCCCCGGTCTGCACAACGTTTATCGTTACCTGTGCCGAATCAAACCTGGGGCGGAATCGCCGGAGGTGGCCCGCGAGATCGCGACCGGCGACCCTCCGGCGGTGATTTCGTTGGCGGCCCAGCAGGGTTGTTGTCCGATCTGCACTGAAGCGATGGGTCTGTTCGTCTCGCTGTATGGGGCGGAGGCGGGCAACCTGGCCTTGAAGCTGATGGCGACCGACGGCGTGTACCTTGGCGGCGGCATTGCGCCGAAGAACGTGGCGGCACTCCGGCAGGGCGACTTCATGCGGTCTTTTGCCGCCAAGGGCCGCATGCGGCCGGTGTTGGAAGCGGTTCCGGTGCGGGTGATCTTATCAGCCAAGGCCGCGCTGCTGGGCGCGGCCCGCTGCGCGGCCACCCGTAGCCCGCTTGCTCCGCAAGCGGAGGGACCGTAGCCCGCTTGCTCCGCAAGCGGAGTGAACTTCCGGTCGCAAGGCGGACGTAACCCCACCATTGGCCAACTGACAGATTCTGTCAGTTGCGCAGGCGTTCCCCGTCCGGCCGGCAAGCCAAGCGATCATCGCGATCTAAAACACTTGTGAAAAATAAAAGCATTTAGCGTCAT is a window encoding:
- the glk gene encoding glucokinase; translation: MILAGDVGGTKTNVGFFQVEGHGRSLRVTSVVEQTYHSREHASLDELALAFLNQHKLQASVACFGVAGPVRHGHSQATNLPWTIDAARLTAELRVERTLLINDLEANAWGVAQLDERDFAVLNQGAADSEGNAAVISAGTGLGEAGLYWDGRRHLPFGCEGGHADFSPRNALESGLLAFLLEEFGHASWERVLSGPGLHNVYRYLCRIKPGAESPEVAREIATGDPPAVISLAAQQGCCPICTEAMGLFVSLYGAEAGNLALKLMATDGVYLGGGIAPKNVAALRQGDFMRSFAAKGRMRPVLEAVPVRVILSAKAALLGAARCAATRSPLAPQAEGP